In the genome of Streptomyces sp. V2I9, one region contains:
- a CDS encoding 3-hydroxyacyl-CoA dehydrogenase NAD-binding domain-containing protein: protein MTESTTIRWEQDETGVVTLVLDDPNQSANTMNQAFKDSIAAIADRAEAEKDSIRGIIYTSAKKTFFAGGDLKDMIKVGPENARAVFDAGTAIKKSLRRIETLGKPVVAAINGAALGGGYEIALAAHHRIALDAPGSRIGLPEVTLGLLPAGGGVTRTVRLMGITDALLKVLLQGTQYTPRRAQENGLVHEVAATREEMIEKARAFIDAHPESQQPWDVKGYKIPGGTPSNPKFAANLPAFPSNLKKQIAGAPMPAPRNILAAAVEGSQVDFETALTIEARYFTELVTGQVSKNMIQAFFFDLQAVNSGANRPKDVPERPVRKVAVLGAGMMGAGIAYSCAKAGIEVVLKDVTTEAAAKGKAYSEKLLAKALSRGRTTEEKRDELLARITPTGDVADLAGCDAVIEAVFEDTALKHKVFQEIQDVVEPDALLCSNTSTLPITVLAEGVTRPDDFIGLHFFSPVDKMPLVEIIKGERTGDEALARAFDLVRRIKKTPIVVNDSRGFFTSRVIGQFINEGVAMVGEGVEPASIEQAAAQSGYPAKVLSLMDELTLTLPRKIRDETKRAVEESGGTWPGHPSDEVIDRMVDEFGRPGRSGGAGFYDYDEDGKRTGLWPGLREHFGKPDADVPFEDMKERMLFSEALDSVRCLEENVLISVADANIGSIMGIGFPPWTGGALQYINGYEGGLPGFVARARELAERYGDRFLPPALLVEKAEKGETFHD from the coding sequence ATGACCGAGAGCACGACCATCCGCTGGGAACAGGACGAGACCGGCGTCGTCACCCTCGTCCTCGACGACCCGAACCAGTCCGCCAACACGATGAACCAGGCCTTCAAGGACTCCATCGCGGCCATCGCGGACCGCGCCGAGGCCGAGAAGGACTCCATCCGCGGCATCATCTACACCTCCGCGAAGAAGACCTTCTTCGCCGGCGGCGACCTCAAGGACATGATCAAGGTCGGCCCGGAGAACGCCCGGGCCGTCTTCGACGCCGGCACCGCGATCAAGAAGTCGCTCCGCCGCATCGAGACCCTCGGCAAGCCCGTCGTCGCCGCCATCAACGGCGCCGCCCTCGGCGGCGGTTACGAGATCGCGCTCGCCGCGCACCACCGCATCGCCCTCGACGCCCCCGGCTCCCGCATCGGCCTCCCCGAGGTCACCCTCGGCCTGCTCCCGGCGGGCGGCGGCGTCACCCGGACCGTACGCCTCATGGGCATCACGGACGCCCTGCTCAAGGTGCTCCTCCAGGGCACCCAGTACACCCCGCGCCGGGCGCAGGAGAACGGCCTCGTCCACGAAGTCGCCGCCACCCGCGAGGAGATGATCGAGAAGGCCCGCGCCTTCATCGACGCCCACCCCGAGTCCCAGCAGCCCTGGGACGTCAAGGGGTACAAGATCCCCGGCGGCACCCCCTCGAACCCCAAGTTCGCCGCGAACCTCCCCGCGTTCCCGTCCAACCTGAAGAAGCAGATCGCGGGCGCGCCCATGCCCGCGCCGCGCAACATCCTCGCGGCGGCCGTCGAGGGCTCCCAGGTCGACTTCGAGACCGCCCTGACCATCGAGGCCCGGTACTTCACCGAGCTGGTCACCGGCCAGGTCTCCAAGAACATGATCCAGGCGTTCTTCTTCGACCTCCAGGCCGTCAACTCCGGGGCCAACCGGCCCAAGGACGTCCCCGAGCGACCCGTCCGCAAGGTCGCCGTCCTCGGCGCCGGGATGATGGGCGCGGGCATCGCCTACTCCTGCGCCAAGGCCGGGATCGAGGTCGTCCTGAAGGACGTCACCACCGAGGCCGCCGCCAAGGGCAAGGCGTACAGCGAGAAGCTGCTCGCCAAGGCGCTCTCCCGCGGCCGTACGACGGAGGAGAAGCGCGACGAGCTGCTGGCCCGGATCACCCCGACCGGGGACGTGGCCGACCTCGCCGGCTGCGACGCGGTCATCGAGGCCGTCTTCGAGGACACCGCCCTCAAGCACAAGGTGTTCCAGGAGATCCAGGACGTCGTCGAGCCGGACGCGCTGCTCTGCTCCAACACCTCCACCCTCCCGATCACCGTCCTCGCCGAAGGCGTCACGCGCCCCGACGACTTCATCGGTCTGCACTTCTTCTCGCCCGTGGACAAGATGCCGCTGGTCGAGATCATCAAGGGCGAGCGCACCGGCGACGAGGCCCTGGCCCGCGCCTTCGACCTCGTACGGCGCATCAAAAAGACGCCGATCGTCGTCAACGACTCGCGTGGCTTCTTCACCTCGCGCGTCATCGGGCAGTTCATCAACGAGGGCGTCGCCATGGTCGGGGAGGGCGTCGAGCCCGCCTCGATCGAGCAGGCCGCCGCCCAGTCCGGCTACCCGGCCAAGGTCCTCTCCCTGATGGACGAGCTGACCCTGACCCTGCCCCGCAAGATCCGCGACGAGACGAAGCGGGCGGTGGAGGAGTCCGGGGGCACCTGGCCCGGCCACCCCTCCGACGAAGTCATCGACCGCATGGTGGACGAGTTCGGGCGACCGGGCCGCAGTGGGGGAGCGGGCTTCTACGACTACGACGAGGACGGCAAGCGCACCGGCCTCTGGCCCGGACTGCGCGAGCACTTCGGCAAGCCGGACGCGGACGTGCCGTTCGAGGACATGAAGGAGCGGATGCTCTTCTCCGAGGCCCTGGACAGCGTCCGCTGCCTGGAGGAGAACGTCCTCATCTCCGTCGCCGACGCCAACATCGGCTCCATCATGGGGATCGGCTTCCCGCCGTGGACCGGCGGCGCGCTCCAGTACATCAACGGGTACGAGGGCGGGCTGCCCGGCTTCGTGGCCCGCGCCCGGGAACTCGCCGAGCGCTACGGCGACCGCTTCCTGCCGCCCGCGCTGCTGGTGGAGAAGGCGGAGAAGGGCGAGACCTTCCACGACTGA